The Streptococcus respiraculi sequence TCCTTTGGAACTGAGAAAAACGCCTTCCAGATAAATAACTTCTTCCATTGGATCGTAGCTGAAGTCAACATTTTCCTTGCCAAAGAGAAAATCCCAGCGCTTAAATTCGATTTTTTTATCCTTAGCCAAGGTTTTTCGCAGGGCCTCTTCTACTTCTCTTCTGACATCTGCTGGAGTATTACGGAAAGTTGAGGTCTTACGACCGTATGCCCAAGTTGCAATCGTTGCGCCATTATAAAATAATGTAAACTGCTCCGTTTGATCTTCGACATTGTCTGTATTGATAGAGGCAATCAGCGTGTCTTTGAGTAAATCACGGTACTGATCATCGCGAAACAGGGCTGAAGTATTACTTAATTTGGGAATATAAAAATCGATTTCCTTGTATTCCCTACTGCTAAACCAGCCTGAAATACTGTCTTTTGAAATGGCATCTACTTTTGAGCCCAAAACGCCAGAAAAAGCATCGTCAACCTGATTTCGTTTTGAAATTGCAACCTTTTCTTGATACCAGGGCGAGGCCGTCTCAATTATTTTTCCAAATGCAGGAAAGAACAAGAATCGAATACCCGCTATCGCAACGAGAATGAGAACGATAAAGACGATTAGGTCGATGATTTTTTTCTTCATTTTTTTCATAATTGATATCAAAAGAAGAGAATTATTTTCTCTTCTTTTTCGCTTTCTTCATTTTGTTGGCCATGCGTTTCATGGATTGTTCCATGGCAAATTTACCGATTTTACCTTTCAGACCTCCGCCGAACATCTGACTCATATCTGGCATACCAGCGCCACCTAGGGCTGATAAATCAGGCATTCCACCTTGTCCCATCATGCCTTCAAGGGCTGACATATCCATGTTGTTTGGCAGATTTTTCGGAAGATTGTTAGGGTTGATCCCCATTTGCTTCATCATCTTGTTCATATCACCAGACATGACACCTTGCATCATAGCCTTAGCTTGGTTAAAGTCCTTGATGAATTTGTTAACCTCGACAAAGGTATTTCCAGAACCGTTGGCAATACGACGGCGACGGCTAGGTGTGAGCAAGTCAGGATTTTCCCGCTCAGCTGGTGTCATAGACGATACAATCGCCCGTTTTCTCGCAATATCCCGCTCATCGACCTTGAGATTAGCGAGAGCAGGATTTCCTGCCATTCCTGGAATCATCTTGAGCAAGTCTTCCATTGGCCCCATGTTTTGGACTTGGTCCAATTGAGAAATGAAATCGTTGAAATCAAAGGTATTTTCCCGCATTTTTTCAGCAAGTTCAAGCGATTTTTTCTCATCGTATTCTTGAGAAGCCTTCTCAATCAAGGTCAGCATGTCTCCCATACCGAGAATACGGCTGGACATACGGTCTGGGTGGAAGGTTTCGATATCGGTAATCTTCTCACCAGTACCTGTGAACTTGATTGGTTTTCCTGTAATGTGACGGACAGAAAGGGCCGCACCACCACGAGTATCCCCATCAATCTTGGTCAAAATCACACCAGTTACTTCGAGCTGGTTACTGAATTCACGAGCGACATTAGCTGCTTCCTGACCAATCATAGCATCAACTACAAGGAGGATTTCATTTGGCTGAGCAAGTGCCTTCACATCTCTCAATTCGTTCATCAATACTTCGTCGATTTGCAGACGACCCGCCGTATCAATCAAGACATAATCATTGTTGTTTTGAGTAGCAACTGCAAGACCTTGTTTGACAATCTCAACTGCTGGCACACCTGTTCCCAGCTCAAAGACAGGCACTTCAATCTGTTGTCCCAAGGTTTTCAACTGATCAATGGCTGCTGGACGGTAGATATCTGCCGCAATCAGCAAGGGACGAGCATTTTCGTCTTTTTTGAGCTTGTTGGCTAATTTTCCTGCAAAAGTCGTTTTACCAGCCCCTTGCAGACCGACCATCATGATAATGGTTGGAATCTTTGGAGACTTGATGATTTCCGCAGTGTCAGATCCTAGAATCGCAGTTAACTCTTCATCAACAATTTTGATGATTTGTTGAGCAGGATTCAAGGTTTCTATTACTTCGTGACCAACTGCGCGCTCGCGAACTTTCTTGATAAAATCTTTTACGACTGGTAGGGCCACGTCCGCTTCAAGTAGGGCGAGACGGATTTCCTTGGTTGCTTCTTGAACATCGCTCTCACTGATTTTTCCCTTGCGACGTAGGTTTTTAAAGACGTTCTGTAAACGTTCGGTCAAGCTTTCAAAAGCCATAGTATACTCCTTTTATTCTCTATTATCAATGCTACTTAGTATAGTGATTTTTTCTTGCAAAAATTCATCTGCTGGATAGCGTTCTAAGATTTGATCAAAAATTTGACTACGGACAATGTAATCTGAATACATGTGCAATTTCTTCTCGTAATCTTCTAAAATCTTTTCTGTCCGCTTGATATTGTCATAGACCGCTTGACGGCTGACCTGAAATTCTTCTGCAATCTCAGCCAAGCTATAATCATCAGCATAGTAGAGCTCGATATAATTCATCTGTTTATCGGTCAATAGTGCCGCGTAAAATTCAAACAAGGCATTCATCCGATTTGTTTTTTCAATTTCCATACCTTTTATTATACCAAATTTTTCCTAGAGGATAAAGCCTATCTATATCATTTGATCTATAAAAAAGTTTACATAATAAATTTTATGCAAACTAATTATTTTCTAAGTAAAATTCAAAACGTTCACCAACGTACTGGCTGTTCACATACTCAAACGGTTGACCATCTTCTAAATAGGAAACTTGACGGAGGGCTAAAATGGCTTGATTCTTTGTGATTTGTAGGTGTTTAGCTACCTGTTCGTTGGCCAGACGGGCATAAATCGTCTGGTGACTTTTACCGATGCGATAGCCGTTTTCCGTCAAGGTTTTAAAGAAATGGTTGGTCACATCGCTCTTTTTGACATTTTGAATTAAGCGTTCTGGGATACTCGCTACTTCATAGACAACAGGAATATTATCCGCAAAACGCACACGTTCCATCCGCACGACATACTCTCCCGCCTGTAAATTCAATTGGCTCACTTCTTTATCATTGGGCTTTGTTCGGATATAGGACAACAATTGACTGGACGGTGTTTTTCCCTGAAGCTGAATAATATCTGTAAAAGACATGGTTCCACGCATTTTTTCTTGCACACGAGTGCTTGCCACGTAGGTGCCCGACCCGACTTTGCGCTGCAAAATCCCTTCTTCTACCAAAAGCGTAATCCCTTGGCGCAAGGTCATTCGCGACACACCAAACTCATCGGCCAAGTCCCGCTCACTCGGTAGGCGCTCGCCGATTTTCCAGACTCCACGGTCAATTTCTTCTTTTAATTTATCATGAATGGCAATATAAGCAGCTTTCATACTCACTCCTCTTTGTTTCTCTTTCTATTGTACCAAATTTCTATCTTTTTAACCATTCTTACTGCAAATTGTTCGTTTTTATGATAGAATAAGAAACATCAATTTGATATTTTTATTTGAAAGGAAATAACATGACACTCCAAGACGTCGAAAAAATCATCGTTCTGGACTACGGTAGCCAGTATAATCAGCTGATTTCACGCCGTATTCGTGAGATTGGTGTCTTCTCTGAACTCAAGAGCCATAAGATTTCAGCAGCTGAAGTCCGTGACATCAATCCTGTCGGACTTATTCTCTCAGGTGGACCAAACTCTGTTTATGAAGAGGGCTCTTTTGGTATTGATCCTGAAATTTTTGAATTAGGCATTCCAATTTTGGGAATTTGCTACGGTATGCAGTTGATTACTCATACACTAGGCGGTAAGGTCGTTCCTGCTGGAGATGCTGGAAATCGTGAATACGGTCAGTCTACGCTCACTCATACTCTTTCTCCTCTCTTTGAAGGCACACCTGATGAGCAACTGGTCTTGATGAGCCATGGCGATGCCGTCACTGAAATTCCTGACCACTTTATCCGTACAGGAACGTCAGCAGATTGTCCTTATGCAGCGATTGAACATTCAGATAAGAAGATTTACGGCATCCAGTTCCACCCAGAGGTTCGTCATTCTGTTTATGGAAATGATATTTTGCGCAACTTTGCGATTAATATCTGCGGAGCAAAAGGCGACTGGTCCATGGATAATTTCATTGACATGCAGATTGCCAAAATCCGTGAAACTGTCGGGGACAAAAAAGTCCTTCTTGGGCTTTCTGGTGGGGTTGATTCATCCGTTGTTGGCGTTCTTCTTCAAAAAGCAATCGGGGACCAGCTTATCTGTATCTTTGTTGACCACGGACTTCTTCGCAAAGGCGAAGCTGACCAAGTCATGGAGATGCTAGGTGGAAAATTTGGCTTGAACATTGTCAAGGCAGATGCTGCCAAACGTTTCCTTGATAAATTGGCAGGCGTATCTGACCCTGAGCAAAAACGCAAAATCATCGGAAATGAATTTGTCTATGTCTTTGATGATGAAGCAAGTAAACTGACTGATGTTGCATTTCTTGCCCAAGGAACGCTCTATACAGACGTTATCGAATCAGGAACAGATACAGCTCAAACCATTAAATCGCACCACAACGTAGGTGGTTTGCCAGAAGATATGCAGTTCAAATTGATTGAACCACTCAATACCCTTTACAAAGACGAAGTTCGTGCCTTGGGAACAGAGCTTGGTATGCCTGATGAAGTCGTGTGGCGCCAGCCATTCCCTGGACCAGGACTGGCTATCCGTGTCATGGGGGAAATCACTGAAGAAAAACTTGAAACTGTCCGTGAATCCGACGCCATTCTCCGTGAAGAAATCGCAAAAGCTGGACTTGATCGCGATATCTGGCAATACTTCACAGTGAACACTGGTGTACGTTCTGTTGGGGTTATGGGAGACGGTCGTACCTATGACTATACGATTGCCATTCGAGCCATTACTTCTATCGACGGCATGACCGCAGACTTCGCCAAGATTCCATGGGAAGTCCTCCAAAAAATCTCCGTTCGCATCGTTAACGAAGTTGACCACGTCAACCGCATCGTCTACGATATCACCAGCAAACCACCAGCAACTGTTGAGTGGGAATAGAGTTAATAAGTATAAAAAGCCTATGAAATCAATATTTCTAAGGCTTTTTATCTTGTATTGACAACAGTTTAACAACAAAAACAGATTATTTTTTTATCAACTGCGTTGAGGACTCCTTTTTTCGTTCAACAGACTACGCTAGTCAAACTTCAAAAAGGAGTGTCAATAGTTAAGGTTTATGATATAATCATGTGGCAATGCTTTTCCTCAAGCAAATCTTTTGCTAGAGAGGAGGTGTTCATTAATGGGCTACTTCTCGGAGCTCCTTATTGCCATTACGGCAGAAGTTGTGGCAGGAATTATCTTGTACTTCATCTGCAAATGGTTGGATGGCAAAAAATAATAAGTATTGCCAACCTAAAAACACCCGTTAATCTGAAAAGAACGTAAAAAAAGCCCTCAACTATTGGCACTAGTTGGGGGCTTTGGTGTTCTAATGAACTACTTCTCAGTATCTAAAGTATACAGTATTTTACTAGGATTGTCAAATAAAAAAATGCTAGAGATAGAACTCCAATATTTCTTTATAAACTTCGTTACAGTTCTTGCATGATTATTATCACATAAATTGAGATAATTGTCAAATTTTACTATCCAAATTGATAGTATGTTGGTTGCCGTTAAACTTACTTTTTCTAACGTTATTTTCCGTCACTACTACTTGCCCTGTCATTCGATTAGCAACTTCTTCGATAGCATTAGGACGTAGATGAGAGTAAGTACCAAGTATAGTCTTAATATCTGCCATGTCCTAAGCGATTTTGCATTTCTAAGTCATTCATACCGAGCGACAACATAAAATTTGCATGAGAGTGCCTTAAATCGTGAATACGAATCGTTTTTATACCTATGAATTCACATGTACTTGTAGAACGCATTTCAATGTTGATTTTACTCGCTTCTTATCCGTCTGATAAGATAGACTTCAAAGAGCGACCTTCCTGTCCTCTCACTGACTGCGTCAGAAGACAAGGTTTTACAATGGGGCAAATACGAAAACGAGAAAAAACAACTACCAGCAGATACCCACTTTGTGACCATTGAAGGGGGCAACCATAACGGATTTGGTCTCTACAGCCAACAACGAAAAGATGGGATTGCCACTATTTCTGCTTCTCAGCAACGAGATATGAACATTCAAGAAATAGTAGATTGTGTAGAAACAAGTCATAACCACCCGTGAAAACGGGTGGCTTGTACACCGGCTATAAGCCGTTTCCCTCCAGCGGGCGTCTAAAGACGCTCGCTGAACTTCGTTCAGGTTAGCTTCTATTACTTGACTAATGCCCGTAACAACGGGCTTTTATCTTGTTCTAAAACCTCCATCTGAAAATGGATCTTCATACTCTTTAACACTCAACTTATCAAGAGCGATGTCAGTTTTTTCCTGCTCACGGATATACTTCGCAACAGTTTTCTCGTTTAATCCTACCGTACTGACGTAATAGCCTCTTGCCCAAAATTTGCGATTTCCATACTTATATTTTAAATTCGCATGTTTATCAAATATCATTAAGGCACTTTTACTTTTCAGATAGCCCATAAATTCAGAAATCGCAAGTTTTGGAGGAATGAGAACTAACATGTGAACATGATCTGACATCATGTGACCTTCAATAATTTCAACTCCTTTATATTGGCATAGATGACGGAAAATATCGATTAAATCCTGCCTAATTTTGTAGTATATGGCTTTTCTTCGGTACTTCGGTGTGAAGACAATATGATATTTGCACATCCATTTGGTGTGTGATAAACTATAACTACTTTTAGTCATTTATTTTTCCTCCTTTGTCTAACCTGAACAATTAGATTATACTAGGAAAAATAGTGGTTTTCTTGTTCTTCTCTGCGAGAAGAACTGGCTTGAAGCTATAATAAAAAAGGCTTGCTAGCCTTTTTCTTCTGACAGGAACTCTTTTACTAATTCCATCGTTTCCATGATAGCTTTGTAGCGCGATTGGTGGAGATTTAGCTCTTCCTTGTCTAGTTCATTATACATTTCATTGGTCAAGAGGATTCTTTTCCTCAATTTTGGCGAATACATAATATAGCCGACCAGTTCTAACTCGGTCAATTTTCCGATAATATCTGTCAATGTCTGAGGCTCTGTAGTGCAATGTTCCATCTTCTCTCTCCTTTTATGCTTTCAAGCACTGTGCAAACTCTTTATCTGATTATAGGCAATTAGCCTAATTTATGGTAAAATAAATGTACAATATTTAGATACATTAAATACCAAACGGTATATCTATATTATACTAGTTGGTATCGAATTTGTCAATCAAAATATACGATTGTGAATAAAAATGGAGCCAACCATGGATACGAGTAAAAACCTTTTTACCCAGCGATTGAAAGAGTTGCGAAAAAATGCAAAACTGACTCAGCAACAACTATCAAATGAACTCAATATCAAACAAGGTACCTATTCCCGTTGGGAACGTGGTCTACTAGAGCCAAATCTTGCTCAGATTACTGATTTAGCGATTTTCTTTCATGTCAGTGTCGACTACCTAACAGGAAAACGCGATAAGGAATATAGCACCATTTCAGCTCAGGAACGCGAAGCCATGTCTGTCGAAGAAAGCAGCAAAATTGCAGACTATGTCATTTCAAGCATCTTTACGGCCCTTTCTTCTGCTAAAGAAAAAGGCATTTCTGAAGCCGCTATGGTGGCACTACTTTCTGAACTCGGTTTTGAAAAAGAAGCCCAGACAAGTCTAATTGAGCAACTTTATGAAACAGGTACATTGAAACAGGCTGAAAAATAAGAAAAGCTCCACGAATGGAGCTTTTCTTATGTCATTTTACGGTTGATGTACAACCGTGTCATTCATATCAACGATTACACCATTTTGATAGACACGATAGAGCGACCCGTCTGTTCCTTGAAGAAGATTATAGGGAATAGAGTCAGTACGATTGTAATTATCTTCTAGGACTGTCCAGCCCTTATCTCCAAGAATACTATTGGCATAGTCAATCGTATCTTGACCGCTTTCTAAGGTCACACCGCTATTTGTATTTTGGAGGGCATCTGTAGTATCTGTATCAGACAGTGTAGATGAGCTAGCAGGAACAGAGCTTGCCTGCTGACTCGTAGAAGATGAACTTTTAGATACTTGACTAGCCGTTGTACTGCTACTTGAATCGCTTTTATCCGTCTTCTTAGAGCAACCTGTAGACAAGGTCAAAACAGCCAGTAATGAGATAGCAAGAAGTGTATACTTTTTCATCAGTGATCCTCCCTTTCTCTGTGAATCGTAAATCCTGTCGCTTGCTTGGTTGCCATAATGGTCATATCAGAAATCTGTACATGACGGGGTTGATTGGCAACAAATAGGACGCTCTGGGCAATATCTTCTGCCTGCAAGGCTTCAATTCCTTGATAAACAGTCGCTGCCTTCTCCTTGTCCCCGTGAAAACGCACCTGGCTAAAATCCGTCTCGACAATCCCTGGCTGAATGGTTGTCACCTTGATGTTCTTATCAATAGTATCGATACGGATACCGTCACTCAAAACCTTGACAGCTGATTTTGTTGCTGCATAGACTGCTGCACCTGCATAGGCATAGATTCCTGCTGTTGAGCCAATATTGATGACATGTCCTTGATTACGTTCAACCATGCTTGGTAAAATCTGTCGGGTCACATATAGCAATCCCTTGACGTTGGTATCGAGCATAGTGACCATATCTGCCACCTCATAGTCCTGAAATTTTTCAAGTCCTAAAGCCAAGCCTGCATTGTTGACCAAGATATCAACCTGCGGAACCTCTTCCAATATTTGCCCACACACCGCTGCCACTTCTGCTGCTTGCGTGACATCCATTTGGTAGTAATGGACAGTGACACCATATTTTGCTGTCATAT is a genomic window containing:
- a CDS encoding putative DNA-binding protein, with protein sequence MEIEKTNRMNALFEFYAALLTDKQMNYIELYYADDYSLAEIAEEFQVSRQAVYDNIKRTEKILEDYEKKLHMYSDYIVRSQIFDQILERYPADEFLQEKITILSSIDNRE
- the tnpA gene encoding IS200/IS605 family transposase, coding for MTKSSYSLSHTKWMCKYHIVFTPKYRRKAIYYKIRQDLIDIFRHLCQYKGVEIIEGHMMSDHVHMLVLIPPKLAISEFMGYLKSKSALMIFDKHANLKYKYGNRKFWARGYYVSTVGLNEKTVAKYIREQEKTDIALDKLSVKEYEDPFSDGGFRTR
- the ffh gene encoding signal recognition particle protein: MAFESLTERLQNVFKNLRRKGKISESDVQEATKEIRLALLEADVALPVVKDFIKKVRERAVGHEVIETLNPAQQIIKIVDEELTAILGSDTAEIIKSPKIPTIIMMVGLQGAGKTTFAGKLANKLKKDENARPLLIAADIYRPAAIDQLKTLGQQIEVPVFELGTGVPAVEIVKQGLAVATQNNNDYVLIDTAGRLQIDEVLMNELRDVKALAQPNEILLVVDAMIGQEAANVAREFSNQLEVTGVILTKIDGDTRGGAALSVRHITGKPIKFTGTGEKITDIETFHPDRMSSRILGMGDMLTLIEKASQEYDEKKSLELAEKMRENTFDFNDFISQLDQVQNMGPMEDLLKMIPGMAGNPALANLKVDERDIARKRAIVSSMTPAERENPDLLTPSRRRRIANGSGNTFVEVNKFIKDFNQAKAMMQGVMSGDMNKMMKQMGINPNNLPKNLPNNMDMSALEGMMGQGGMPDLSALGGAGMPDMSQMFGGGLKGKIGKFAMEQSMKRMANKMKKAKKKRK
- a CDS encoding SDR family NAD(P)-dependent oxidoreductase; this translates as MTRYVLITGATSGIGKAIAYAFAKNRDHLIITGRRVEKLKEIQADMTAKYGVTVHYYQMDVTQAAEVAAVCGQILEEVPQVDILVNNAGLALGLEKFQDYEVADMVTMLDTNVKGLLYVTRQILPSMVERNQGHVINIGSTAGIYAYAGAAVYAATKSAVKVLSDGIRIDTIDKNIKVTTIQPGIVETDFSQVRFHGDKEKAATVYQGIEALQAEDIAQSVLFVANQPRHVQISDMTIMATKQATGFTIHREREDH
- a CDS encoding helix-turn-helix domain-containing protein; this translates as MDTSKNLFTQRLKELRKNAKLTQQQLSNELNIKQGTYSRWERGLLEPNLAQITDLAIFFHVSVDYLTGKRDKEYSTISAQEREAMSVEESSKIADYVISSIFTALSSAKEKGISEAAMVALLSELGFEKEAQTSLIEQLYETGTLKQAEK
- a CDS encoding GntR family transcriptional regulator, giving the protein MKAAYIAIHDKLKEEIDRGVWKIGERLPSERDLADEFGVSRMTLRQGITLLVEEGILQRKVGSGTYVASTRVQEKMRGTMSFTDIIQLQGKTPSSQLLSYIRTKPNDKEVSQLNLQAGEYVVRMERVRFADNIPVVYEVASIPERLIQNVKKSDVTNHFFKTLTENGYRIGKSHQTIYARLANEQVAKHLQITKNQAILALRQVSYLEDGQPFEYVNSQYVGERFEFYLENN
- the guaA gene encoding glutamine-hydrolyzing GMP synthase is translated as MTLQDVEKIIVLDYGSQYNQLISRRIREIGVFSELKSHKISAAEVRDINPVGLILSGGPNSVYEEGSFGIDPEIFELGIPILGICYGMQLITHTLGGKVVPAGDAGNREYGQSTLTHTLSPLFEGTPDEQLVLMSHGDAVTEIPDHFIRTGTSADCPYAAIEHSDKKIYGIQFHPEVRHSVYGNDILRNFAINICGAKGDWSMDNFIDMQIAKIRETVGDKKVLLGLSGGVDSSVVGVLLQKAIGDQLICIFVDHGLLRKGEADQVMEMLGGKFGLNIVKADAAKRFLDKLAGVSDPEQKRKIIGNEFVYVFDDEASKLTDVAFLAQGTLYTDVIESGTDTAQTIKSHHNVGGLPEDMQFKLIEPLNTLYKDEVRALGTELGMPDEVVWRQPFPGPGLAIRVMGEITEEKLETVRESDAILREEIAKAGLDRDIWQYFTVNTGVRSVGVMGDGRTYDYTIAIRAITSIDGMTADFAKIPWEVLQKISVRIVNEVDHVNRIVYDITSKPPATVEWE